In Gammaproteobacteria bacterium, the genomic stretch GAGTCGACGCAATGACCTTTTCGAACGGAAAAATTACAAATGAGTGAGGAAAAAAATCAGGCTGAACTCTGTCCTTGTGGCAGCAAAAAGCCCTACGACAAATGCTGCGGCCTTTATCACACTGGCGAGCAGCACCCGGCAACAGCTGAGCACCTTATGCGTTCTCGTTACTCGGCATTCGCCAAGAACGACTTCGACTATCTGAACAGATCCACCCATGAAAGCGCCGAACAATATGACACCCCGCATAACCGACAGCTATATAGCCAGTTTGAATGGGTAGGATTAGAGATACTGTCGACCGAAAAAGGCACCATTGATGATAACGAGGGTTATGTAGACTTCGTCGCTAGCTATCGCGTTGGCGGCGGCGATCACACGATTAGGGAAAAAAGCTACTTTCGTAAACAAGGTGGGCGCTGGTTATATTTCAGCGGCAAATCACTTCAAGCCCCTAAAAAGAAGGATGAACGTGTTGGGCGTAACGATCCATGCCCCTGTGGAAGCGGTAAAAAATATAAAAAGTGTTGCATGAACTAAACAGGGCTTAAATTCTTATCTATACTTCATATTGGCTCAACGAAGGCCAAATATACTCGGCTAACACTAATAAGAAGCTATAAAAACAATAATATAAGATTTACATGGAGGGAAGACCATGAAAACAGGCCTATCAGGCACGGTTCTGCTGTGGCTCATTTTCCTTGTCGCCTGTGGCGGCGCATCCCCAAATTTTGGTGACAAAACAGGCGATGCCAAACAGATAGCATTAATCGCCAGCTCCTATCCTCTAAACGGCGACCAAAATGTACCTGTTAGAACGACACAGATAACAGTGAGCTTTGCTATTGATATAGCCCCCGAGACCGTCAGCCAGGAAAACATTCACTTGATGCCGGGCGAAGGGTCAAACATGCATATCTTGACGTCCACGGGCGAAGAGATCAGCTCAGAATTCTATGACAGAAAAGACATGATTAGCGGACATGTGTTTTATAGCCCAGCCGATCGTACGCTGACGTTTAGGCCTGCATCCCCACTAGAACACGGCACCACGTACCATATTCATATCCAGAATCTAAAGCAGCTTGATGGATCGCCACTGGCCACAGGCGCCGACACAGTACAGTTTTCTTTCACCACCGAACACAGAATGTTGGAGCGCGTCAACTTTTACACGAAAGACGACAACGATGCTGATATCATCAACGCGTGGCGTGAATTCAGCTACCGTGGTGACAAGTCTCTGGAAAAAGAAACCATCATAAAAGCCAGCGGCAAAATCAACACTGTCACCGTGTATTCGCAGCTCATGCCCGGCGGTGCGTTCGCAAAAGCTATCGTCTATGAGGGGAACCAGGAATCTATCGCGCATTACACGATGGAAGTGAAAGATGAATTCGGTAATGTTGTAGGCGAAGGGCGCATAGTAGACCCCGGCCCTGATGGCGTCTGGGGAAACAGTGATGATTTACTCAATAGATACACTCGTTACACACATCATCACAATTCTCATACCGAAGTTAGCGTTTTCCGCGTTGCGGATCGCTTACAACAGATAGGCATCACGTCAGCGCCCTGGAGCCAAAGAGAAACCAGTTTTGAAATCACGATAAGTTACCTGATTGAACAGAATGGTCCTCTGTTTGAGCACCGCACAATTTTCTATAGCGATTTAGGCATCGAAAACAAAATCGACCTGGACAAAAACGGTAACCCTGCACCTGTTGACGACGTTGTGACTGGGTGGCGAAAAAGGGATTTCAATAACGATAGTGGATTGCGTACACATCTTTGGACACTACAAGGCAACTTTGACAGCGAGCTCAAACGCAAAACCCCCGAGCTTTCGGAAGCTTTATTCACAGAAAACAATAAAGTAATGCACATGACAAACTATGAATACATTCCTTTATCCATCAACCCGTCGCAATCATTGTTAATAAAAAGCTCAAACTTCGATGGACCTGGTGACGACAAAGACTGGTTAACTTACCAGGACAACCATGTAATCAGTTATGAGGAGTATGAATATGATGTAAACGGGTATTTACAAAAACAAAAGGTATATCATGTTAGCGATGAGGGCGTTGCCAACCTGAAACAGGAATATATCTACAAAGTCTACTAACGACGAACCTGCATTTCAAACATCAGTGTTCCGCCGTCTACATCTGTGATACTAAGCTGCACACTGTCACCATCGCGCAAGTGTTTGCGCGGCTTTTTCAACATCAAATGTTTGCCACCCGGTTCAAACTCGATCACTTCTCCCGGTGCCAGTTCAATCTTTTCCAGATGCTTCATGCGCATCATACCACCTTCTAAAACCGTCGCATGAAATTCCACTTGTTCAAACGAACGACTGCTGATTTGACTCAACACAAGCGATCTATCAGAAACATTTTTTAGTTTTACATAACCGGCCAGTGCTTTTGCATTTGGTGGTGCTTCGCGAACCCAGGCGTTTGTGACTTCAAGAGCCAAAGACCGGGCGCTTGCAACACTGCATAAAACACCGAATAGAATTAGCACACTGATAATGCTACGCATAATATTAGCGATAATAGTCCGTAACCAGACGAAACGCGCGCGTCACTCGTTCAACATCATGGGGAGGCAACACATATGCGCGTTCACGCCCGAGAGGATCGATGAAATAAACGGAAGCTCCATGATTGACAATGTAGTCCCCGGTACTCATATCGCCTTCGTAGTCGTAGATGACCCCCAGAAGCTGAGTCAGCTTGTCGATTTCAGCTTTTTCGCCAGTAATGCCGATGATGTTCTCATTAAAATAATAGACAAAATCATTCATAACATTAACGGTATCGCGCAACGGATCAACCGTCATAAAAACAAATTGAGTTCCCTCTGGCAGACCTTCTTGCTTATACATTTGATCCATGACGCGCATGCTATTTGGGCATACGTCAGGACAATTGGTATATCCTGGAAACAACACTGTCCATTTGCCTAACAGATTTTTCCTCGAAAATATTTCGTCTTTATGAGTCGAGAGCGCGAATTCGCCGATGTCCGCTGGAGGGGAGTCGATAATTACCCCTTTTAAATCCTCTGGCAGCGCCAACTTCGGAGGTTCAGATTGGATTGCCGAAAAGCCGAAATAAATCAATCCAAACCCGGCGATCATCAATACAAGCGCGATCTTAATATTTGTCTTGATCATAATGAGGTGACCTAGCGTGTTTGGTGCAACTTTGCCAGCTTACTGGAATCCATCTTATAGCTGAAAATACGCAATGGCTCATTACCGGTGTTTATTTTATGAATTATCGTAATCATTTCCTTGCCCAGCCCATTTTCATACTTCGTGACATATTCATACATATAAAACTGTCCACTAAAGCGCATATCATTGAGCTTATTTTTCAGGCGAAACGATTCCATTTTCCCCATAATTCCACTGACATCTTGAAAATATTTGTCCCACTCAGAACGGCCTTTTACTGAAAAGAATTCATCATTTACCAGGGAATACAGGGTTTCGTAGTCTTGGGCCTGCAAGGCCTGCATGAAGTCCTTGGCCAGTTTGTCGGCGACGGCGTCTTCCGGTGGCGGAGTGTTATTACAAGCGCCCAGAACCAGCACCAATACAAACATCAAAAACAACTGAACCGCTTTCATATCTATCCCCTTACTTTGAGTAACAAGGTCTCAATATCGTTGTCGATCAAAAGATCACGAGTACTATTCAATTGGGCCAGATCATCGAAAGGACCAATTTGTACTCGGTGCCAGATTTGATCTCCGTCAATTTTTGCAGAGACGATTCTGGAAACAACGCCCAATAACGCCAACGTCGCTTTCCGTTTATCCGCATCAGCCATATTTTTAAATGAACCCGCCTGCAACACGTACACCCCAGGCGTTGCAATTGGCTTTGCGGTTGTTTTCTTATCTTGTTCCTTGCCTGATTCTTCAGGGACAACGACTTCAAGCTTGGGCAACAATTTGTAAAAATCGTAATCAAAAGCACGCTGTTGTTGATCTTCCTTTTGCTCGAGTTTGAGCTGATCTTTAAGCGTCGAACTCGTGCCGCTCGTCGACTGACCTCGCAAAAACACAAGAAAAGCGATAAACAGACCTATGAGCAAACCTGTCGCCAGCCATAACCAGCCAGGAACCGTTTTTCGTTTCGTCATTTTTGGTGTTGCACCACGCTTGCGCGTGTTCTTTGTGCTCGATGCCATGTCTTACATAGCCTCAGGTGCCGACACTCCAATCAATGCTAAACCGTTGTGCAAGACTTGTCTGACAGCAGTTACCAGACAGAGTCGAGCGTTGCGTAATGACTCATCTTCAACGATGAATTTATGTGCGTTGTAATAGGTATGCAAACCATTGGCAAGTTCGCGCAAGAAATGAGGAATCTGATGCGGCTCATAATTCAATGCGGCCGCCTCAACCACTTCCGGATATTTACCTAATAGCGTAAATAAATCCTGCTCATGGGATTCTGTCAGCGAAGAGATCGCAGATTGCCCTGCTACGCTGTCATAGCGAATACTTTTTTCATCAAGTTCACGAAACACGCTGCAGATACGCGCATGCGCATACTGTATGTAGTAGACAGGATTATCGGAGGATTGCGATTTGGCGAGATCCAGATCAAAATCCAGATGCTGTTCACATTTACGCATAATGTAGAAAAATCTCGCCGCGTCGTTGCCAACCTCGTCCCGCAATTCGCGCAAGGTAACAAATTCGCCGCTGCGCGTGGACATCTGCACTTTTTCACCACCTCGATACAGAATAGCAAACTGCACCAGCAACACTTCCAGATCATCCGGATTTCTATCAAATGCCTGAAGCGCGGCTTTTACGCGCGCGACATATCCGTGGTGATCCGCACCCCAAACATCGATGACCTTATCAAAACCGCGTTCCAGCTTATTCAAATGGTAGGCGATATCGGAAGCAAAATAGGTTGTCTGTCCATTGTCGCGCATAACGACGCGATCTTTTTCATCACCCAACGCGCTTGAACCAAACCATAGCGCACCATCTTTTTCATAGACGTGACCGCTATTTTTGAGTTTTTCCATGGCGCGACTTACCGCGTCGGAGTCCATCAAGGAGCGCTCGGAAAACCATTCGTCATAGGTTACGCCGAATTCAGCAAGATCTTCGCGAATGTCAGTCAGGATATTGTTTAATGCAGCGCCGAAAAACACATTGTAACCACTATTCCCAAGCAGTGCTTTTGCTCGTAAGATCAGTCCGTCGATATGCTCTTCCTTGTCACCGCCCGGCTGACCTTCGTCGGGATGAACACCTTCGATAATCTCATCAAAGGAAAAGCGGTATTCCTCACCATGTTTTTCGTAAACCTGGCGCGAAATATCACGAATATAGTCACCCTTGTATCCGTTAGAAGGGAATACCAACTTATCACCGCACAATTCCAGATAACGTAGCCAGACCGAAGTACCCAGTATATCCATCTGTCGACCGGCATCATTTACGTAATATTCCTTGTGTACGTTGTAGCCCACAGCTTTAAGAAGATTCGCGACCACCGCACCATATGCCGCACCGCGTCCATGCCCAACATGTAGGGGACCGGTAGGATTTGCCGAAACAAACTCAACCTGCACCTTTTTACCGGCGCCGACAGAGCTCTTGCCATACTCACTGCCCGCCTTGAGAATTTGTGCTATCAGATGACTATGCGCGTCGGGATTCTGGAAAAAATTGATAAATCCTGGTCCCGCAATTTCAACTTTAACCACCATGGATGAAGTAGGAAGCGCGCCAATAATCAGCTGTGCAATGTCGCGCGGTTTCTTCGCTGCCTGTTTGGCAAGCTTCATCGCGATATTGCAGGCGAAGTCCCCATGGCTCTTGTCCCGGGTACGTTCTATGGTAATTTCCGGTATAGCATCAATATTTAGATCGCCCGATTGTTTGAGCGAATTCAGGGCCTGAGTGACCAGATCAACAATTTGCGTTTTCAAGCGTGCTCGTACTCGCGAGTTTGGAAAAAAGGGCTGAAATTTTACCGTCTGGCGAAGGAAAAAACGAGGACAAAGCCCAAATCACATGAAATTTAGACTCTCCTGCGGGAGGGACAGGGTCAGCTTTCCTTGTTTCCCGCAATCCGGCCTTCCTTGCCAGAAACCAGATTCTGGATATTTGAACGGTGACGCCAGATAAGCAAAATAGTGATAAAGATGTTCATCCACAGGTATTCGGGCACATCGACAAAATACCACATATATACCGGTGTCAAAGCTGAGGCCACCAGGGCCGAAAGTGACGAAATACGGAACACTACGGCCATAACTACCCAGGTGACCAGCGCTGCCACACCAACAGGCCAGCTCAATGCTAACAACACACCCAGGGCCGTAGCCACGCCTTTACCGCCTTTGAAGCCGAAGAAAATGGGATACAAATGCCCCAAAAACGCTGCCACTCCCACTAAGGCCATGCTGGCATCAGAAACAATAAAAGGCTTGGCCAGTAAAACAGGAATCACGCCTTTGACCGAATCACCTAACAAGGTAAGCGCTGCCGCCTTTTTTCCACCATAGCGCAATACATTGGTTGCGCCTGGATTTTTCGATCCAACGTTACGCGGATCAGTCAACCCCATAGCACGGGCCACAATAATGGCAGTTGAGATTGAGCCTATTAAATAGGCACCTGTAATAAATGCGATATCTAGCAGCATTGGGGATTCGGCTTTCGTTGAAACAGGATTCGGATTATAGTGCCACTTTTGTCACAAGTCGCGAACACAATGGATATTATCTTCATAACAGAGCTAAAAATCCAAACCATCATTGGAATATATGACTGGGAAAGAGAAATAAAGCAAACCATCAGCATAGACCTTGAGATGGGCACAGACATAAGAAAATCCGCGCAAAGTGACGCGATAGAGGACACGCTCAACTACAAGAAGGTGGCTAAGCGCATTATCAGTTATGTCGAAGGCACCAGTTTTGAATTGGTAGAAACGCTGGCGGAGAACATCTCCGATCTGGTTCGCGAAGAATTCAAAGTGCCGTGGCTGCGCCTAAGGCTCGCTAAACCAGGTGCCGTACGTGGTTCAAAAGAAGTTGGTGTTCTGATTGAGCGTGGGGAACGATCCTAATGGCCGATGTTTTCGTCAGTATCGGCAGCAATATCAATCGCGATCACAATATTCGCGGCGGATTAAACGCTTTGCGCGAACATTTTGGCGAGATAACCCTATCTCCCGTGTATGAAAGCCTGTCCGTCGGTTTTGATGGCGAAAATTTCTATAATCTCGCGGCTAGTTTCCAAACAAATTTGACCATCGATGAACTCGGCGAACTTTTCGACCAAATTGAAGATGCGTATGGTCGTGATCGTAATAGTCCTCGATTCAGCGCTCGAACGCTGGACATCGACTTACTGCTTTACGACAGAGTCGTAAGCAAAAACCACTGCATCCTTCCTCGTCCAGAAATCTATGAAAACGCCTTTGTGCTTAAACCGCTGGCAGATATCGCCGGAAACCTCACAGATCCACTTAAAGACAAGACCTATCAACAATTGTGGCGTGAATTCCAGGGCGGTGAAAAACAGGAATTGTGGGAAATCAACATCGATTTAAATCCTTAGTGACTCAGAGAACGCCCACCATCTACCGCCAGTATCTGACCAGTTACATATCCTGCATCACGCACCAAATACATTGCCGCCCTCGCGATATCCTCGGGATCTCCTTTTCGTTTTAAGGCGGTTCTGGAAACGATGTCTGCCTTAGCCGCTTCATCTATACCTTCAGGCCACAGGATTGCCCCCGGAGCGATAGCATTCACACGAATATCACCGCCAAGCTCTCTGGCTAACGCCTTCGTCATCATCACCAGACCGGCCTTGGCCATGCAATAAACTGGATAACCCTTTAATGGCTTGTCAGCGTGTATATCAACGATATTGATGATTACCCCATGCCCTTTGCGTAGATAAGGTGCGGCAGCCTGGGACAGAAAAAACGGTGCTTTTAGATTGCTGGCAAACAAATCATCCCACTGCTGCACCGTGACCTTACCCAAGTCTGTTGGGTAAAACGTAGACGCATTGTTCACCAATATGTCGAGTCCACCCCAGACAGCTGCGCTCTGATCAATAATCGATGACAAAAGGCTCGTATCGTTCAGATCACCACTGACCGTTGTCGCGCTGCCCATACGCTGATTATTGAGCTCATCAGCAAGATCCTGAGCCGCCGTAGCGGAATGTCGATAATGAATGACGACACGCATGCCTGCCGCATGAAAATGCCGTGTCATCGCTGCGCCAACGCGGTGGGCAGCCCCGGTAATCAACACGACTTTGTCCTGTAGCGATCCTGTGTGAGACATAATACCTGCCTGTTTCGAGCCAAACTGATGTTAAACTAGCACAAATTTCAACCAATAGAAGTTTCATGTCACTCCCGGATTTCACTCAACTGCCAGCACCAGACGCAGAAGAACTGGCCATCAATAGCAAACTAAATCAGCAGATTCGAGACGAGATCAGCGCCAGTGGCGGCTCTATCAGCTTCGAACGCTTTATGGCCATGGCGCTATATACCCCGGGATTGGGGTATTACGTCAATGGCCGACGCACCATAGGCGTCGGGGGAGATTTTGTTACCGCACCGGAACTGACGCCCCTGTTTTCACATTGCCTCGCCCGACAAATCCAGCAGTTGGCCAAAGAGATC encodes the following:
- the plsY gene encoding glycerol-3-phosphate 1-O-acyltransferase PlsY; translation: MLLDIAFITGAYLIGSISTAIIVARAMGLTDPRNVGSKNPGATNVLRYGGKKAAALTLLGDSVKGVIPVLLAKPFIVSDASMALVGVAAFLGHLYPIFFGFKGGKGVATALGVLLALSWPVGVAALVTWVVMAVVFRISSLSALVASALTPVYMWYFVDVPEYLWMNIFITILLIWRHRSNIQNLVSGKEGRIAGNKES
- a CDS encoding Ig-like domain-containing protein, with translation MKTGLSGTVLLWLIFLVACGGASPNFGDKTGDAKQIALIASSYPLNGDQNVPVRTTQITVSFAIDIAPETVSQENIHLMPGEGSNMHILTSTGEEISSEFYDRKDMISGHVFYSPADRTLTFRPASPLEHGTTYHIHIQNLKQLDGSPLATGADTVQFSFTTEHRMLERVNFYTKDDNDADIINAWREFSYRGDKSLEKETIIKASGKINTVTVYSQLMPGGAFAKAIVYEGNQESIAHYTMEVKDEFGNVVGEGRIVDPGPDGVWGNSDDLLNRYTRYTHHHNSHTEVSVFRVADRLQQIGITSAPWSQRETSFEITISYLIEQNGPLFEHRTIFYSDLGIENKIDLDKNGNPAPVDDVVTGWRKRDFNNDSGLRTHLWTLQGNFDSELKRKTPELSEALFTENNKVMHMTNYEYIPLSINPSQSLLIKSSNFDGPGDDKDWLTYQDNHVISYEEYEYDVNGYLQKQKVYHVSDEGVANLKQEYIYKVY
- the folB gene encoding dihydroneopterin aldolase is translated as MDIIFITELKIQTIIGIYDWEREIKQTISIDLEMGTDIRKSAQSDAIEDTLNYKKVAKRIISYVEGTSFELVETLAENISDLVREEFKVPWLRLRLAKPGAVRGSKEVGVLIERGERS
- the argS gene encoding arginine--tRNA ligase gives rise to the protein MKTQIVDLVTQALNSLKQSGDLNIDAIPEITIERTRDKSHGDFACNIAMKLAKQAAKKPRDIAQLIIGALPTSSMVVKVEIAGPGFINFFQNPDAHSHLIAQILKAGSEYGKSSVGAGKKVQVEFVSANPTGPLHVGHGRGAAYGAVVANLLKAVGYNVHKEYYVNDAGRQMDILGTSVWLRYLELCGDKLVFPSNGYKGDYIRDISRQVYEKHGEEYRFSFDEIIEGVHPDEGQPGGDKEEHIDGLILRAKALLGNSGYNVFFGAALNNILTDIREDLAEFGVTYDEWFSERSLMDSDAVSRAMEKLKNSGHVYEKDGALWFGSSALGDEKDRVVMRDNGQTTYFASDIAYHLNKLERGFDKVIDVWGADHHGYVARVKAALQAFDRNPDDLEVLLVQFAILYRGGEKVQMSTRSGEFVTLRELRDEVGNDAARFFYIMRKCEQHLDFDLDLAKSQSSDNPVYYIQYAHARICSVFRELDEKSIRYDSVAGQSAISSLTESHEQDLFTLLGKYPEVVEAAALNYEPHQIPHFLRELANGLHTYYNAHKFIVEDESLRNARLCLVTAVRQVLHNGLALIGVSAPEAM
- the folK gene encoding 2-amino-4-hydroxy-6-hydroxymethyldihydropteridine diphosphokinase produces the protein MADVFVSIGSNINRDHNIRGGLNALREHFGEITLSPVYESLSVGFDGENFYNLAASFQTNLTIDELGELFDQIEDAYGRDRNSPRFSARTLDIDLLLYDRVVSKNHCILPRPEIYENAFVLKPLADIAGNLTDPLKDKTYQQLWREFQGGEKQELWEINIDLNP
- a CDS encoding SPOR domain-containing protein — encoded protein: MASSTKNTRKRGATPKMTKRKTVPGWLWLATGLLIGLFIAFLVFLRGQSTSGTSSTLKDQLKLEQKEDQQQRAFDYDFYKLLPKLEVVVPEESGKEQDKKTTAKPIATPGVYVLQAGSFKNMADADKRKATLALLGVVSRIVSAKIDGDQIWHRVQIGPFDDLAQLNSTRDLLIDNDIETLLLKVRG
- a CDS encoding pteridine reductase, translating into MSHTGSLQDKVVLITGAAHRVGAAMTRHFHAAGMRVVIHYRHSATAAQDLADELNNQRMGSATTVSGDLNDTSLLSSIIDQSAAVWGGLDILVNNASTFYPTDLGKVTVQQWDDLFASNLKAPFFLSQAAAPYLRKGHGVIINIVDIHADKPLKGYPVYCMAKAGLVMMTKALARELGGDIRVNAIAPGAILWPEGIDEAAKADIVSRTALKRKGDPEDIARAAMYLVRDAGYVTGQILAVDGGRSLSH
- a CDS encoding copper chaperone PCu(A)C, with amino-acid sequence MRSIISVLILFGVLCSVASARSLALEVTNAWVREAPPNAKALAGYVKLKNVSDRSLVLSQISSRSFEQVEFHATVLEGGMMRMKHLEKIELAPGEVIEFEPGGKHLMLKKPRKHLRDGDSVQLSITDVDGGTLMFEMQVRR
- a CDS encoding SCO family protein, translating into MIKTNIKIALVLMIAGFGLIYFGFSAIQSEPPKLALPEDLKGVIIDSPPADIGEFALSTHKDEIFSRKNLLGKWTVLFPGYTNCPDVCPNSMRVMDQMYKQEGLPEGTQFVFMTVDPLRDTVNVMNDFVYYFNENIIGITGEKAEIDKLTQLLGVIYDYEGDMSTGDYIVNHGASVYFIDPLGRERAYVLPPHDVERVTRAFRLVTDYYR
- a CDS encoding YchJ family metal-binding protein, whose protein sequence is MSEEKNQAELCPCGSKKPYDKCCGLYHTGEQHPATAEHLMRSRYSAFAKNDFDYLNRSTHESAEQYDTPHNRQLYSQFEWVGLEILSTEKGTIDDNEGYVDFVASYRVGGGDHTIREKSYFRKQGGRWLYFSGKSLQAPKKKDERVGRNDPCPCGSGKKYKKCCMN